In one Pseudodesulfovibrio tunisiensis genomic region, the following are encoded:
- a CDS encoding ATP-binding protein: MPDTLRGDPTRVGQILGNLLGNAVKFTHQGRIRLRVEREPGSTPATLHFSIEDSGVGIPTDKLSSVFNSFTQADSSTTREYGGTGLGLAICRQLVEMMGGRIWAESRPGKGSTFHVTLTFDTPPSQMASEDAPQPPGQHSLPRRNILLAEDSKYNAFVIQTYLKDTPCSLTLVENGREALRAFEQNAFDIVFMDVQMPVMDGFDAMRAIRDMEERTDRNRTPIVAMTAYAQPEDAHRCREAGADHHLPKPVKKSDLFEIITAFTGGNSSLSAHSAADRPEDMDRIRSWLHKAFSASDAGDFADVAQAAQALAEMGETMGLPSLSGYGTALMDASEDRNHEATTRILASLSGYVDRMGIF; the protein is encoded by the coding sequence GTGCCCGACACATTGCGGGGCGACCCCACGCGCGTGGGCCAGATTCTCGGCAACCTGCTGGGCAATGCGGTCAAGTTCACGCATCAGGGCCGCATCCGCCTCAGGGTGGAGCGGGAGCCGGGCTCGACTCCGGCAACCCTGCATTTTTCCATCGAGGACAGTGGGGTGGGCATTCCCACGGACAAGCTGTCCTCGGTATTCAACTCCTTTACGCAGGCCGACAGTTCGACCACTCGGGAGTATGGAGGAACCGGGCTCGGGCTGGCCATCTGCCGCCAGCTCGTGGAAATGATGGGCGGCAGGATATGGGCGGAGAGCCGCCCGGGCAAGGGAAGCACGTTTCACGTGACCCTGACCTTTGACACCCCGCCCTCGCAAATGGCGTCCGAGGACGCGCCCCAGCCCCCGGGCCAGCACTCCCTGCCCAGACGAAACATACTTCTGGCCGAGGACTCCAAATACAACGCCTTTGTCATCCAGACCTATCTCAAGGACACGCCCTGCTCCCTCACTCTGGTGGAAAACGGCAGGGAAGCACTGCGCGCCTTTGAGCAGAACGCCTTCGACATCGTGTTCATGGACGTGCAGATGCCGGTCATGGACGGCTTCGACGCCATGCGCGCCATCCGCGACATGGAGGAACGCACGGACAGGAACCGGACCCCCATCGTGGCCATGACCGCCTATGCCCAGCCCGAGGACGCCCACCGCTGCCGCGAGGCCGGAGCGGACCACCACCTGCCCAAACCCGTGAAGAAAAGCGATCTGTTCGAGATCATCACCGCGTTCACGGGCGGCAATTCATCCCTGTCCGCGCATTCGGCAGCGGACAGGCCGGAGGACATGGACCGGATACGCTCATGGCTGCACAAGGCGTTCTCGGCCAGCGATGCCGGGGATTTCGCCGATGTGGCACAGGCGGCGCAGGCTCTGGCGGAAATGGGCGAGACCATGGGCCTGCCGTCCCTGTCCGGCTACGGCACGGCCCTGATGGATGCCTCGGAAGACCGCAACCACGAAGCCACGACAAGAATACTGGCCTCGCTCTCGGGCTACGTGGACCGCATGGGCATCTTCTGA
- a CDS encoding ABC transporter substrate-binding protein → MQARPLVPFRPLAAVLIILSVLTAGPAPAMERARLVLQWTHQAQFAGYYVAREKGYYAELGLDLEIMQGGPDRIAMECLETGRADFGSMFLATAIEHRASGMPVICLGQFVQKSALMLVARKGTGITGATDLNGRKVGIWANEFQLQPRALFRRLNIRTQLIPQTSTLDLFLRGGVAAASAMWYNEYHKLIMHGVDEDELVPFFFSDMDLNFPEDGLYCMESTWQERPEACKALVQGTAKGWEYVFAHPHEALDIVLRNMTEARLPLNHVHQRWMLDRMRDIIQPENGTVPLGELSRRDFRRVTETLLETGFIRSAPAYEAFYKGVPHD, encoded by the coding sequence ATGCAGGCACGCCCGCTCGTCCCCTTTCGTCCGCTTGCCGCGGTTCTCATTATCCTCTCCGTGCTGACCGCAGGCCCGGCCCCGGCCATGGAAAGGGCACGTCTGGTCCTGCAATGGACACATCAGGCCCAGTTCGCCGGCTATTACGTGGCCAGAGAGAAAGGGTACTACGCGGAACTCGGTCTTGATCTGGAAATCATGCAGGGAGGACCGGACCGCATTGCCATGGAATGTCTGGAAACAGGCCGCGCCGACTTCGGCTCCATGTTTCTGGCCACGGCCATCGAGCACCGGGCTTCAGGCATGCCCGTGATCTGCCTTGGCCAGTTCGTGCAGAAATCCGCGCTCATGCTGGTGGCGAGAAAGGGAACAGGCATTACCGGAGCAACCGACCTGAACGGCAGAAAGGTCGGCATCTGGGCCAATGAGTTCCAGCTCCAGCCAAGGGCCCTGTTCCGCAGGCTGAACATCCGCACGCAGCTCATTCCCCAGACATCCACCCTTGACCTGTTCCTCAGAGGCGGCGTGGCTGCGGCCTCGGCCATGTGGTACAACGAATACCACAAGCTGATCATGCACGGCGTGGACGAGGACGAGCTGGTCCCCTTCTTTTTCAGCGACATGGATTTGAATTTCCCGGAAGACGGCCTGTACTGCATGGAATCCACGTGGCAGGAACGTCCCGAGGCGTGCAAGGCACTGGTGCAGGGCACGGCAAAAGGATGGGAATACGTCTTTGCCCACCCGCACGAGGCTCTGGACATCGTGCTCCGCAACATGACCGAGGCCAGACTGCCCCTGAACCACGTGCACCAGCGCTGGATGCTGGACCGGATGCGCGACATCATCCAACCGGAAAACGGAACCGTTCCCCTTGGCGAACTGTCCCGCCGGGATTTCCGCCGCGTGACCGAAACCCTGCTGGAAACCGGCTTCATCCGCTCCGCGCCAGCCTACGAAGCCTTCTACAAAGGGGTGCCCCATGACTAG
- a CDS encoding class II fructose-bisphosphate aldolase: MTQDTFNKALAVGRPPNVVKNFPNSKALIVSGKVIDRAMLAKGKAMTIAANGRNIFVIEGALRAAQKANAALIIEIARSESTYCPTTMWNISRRVDYLCNKLGITVPVAIHADHYFLKKWDHVAEALVEIPTLFDAGITSIAIDASHMTDDLNLLANIALAPVIPGWAGYETEIGEIKGKFGLSTPVEAKFLVQGLNAHGMCPDWIALNNGTTHGIEASGTGIQVGLTAEIHEALVPYGTSGAQHGTSGNDSQRLREIAEQTKTTKANVATALQMVGWGVKVNEFGNAIMDGEAFVKEAGKGLSEALWNEMVAYADENDIKGGNYKKLNLPFERRMQGQPAEIRERMVAITEDFVYDLLVNVFHADGTAEIAYDVILKAGSHDLGPKVERFENPAEWTEEKIKARAAEIDTDKGPAGDFDD, encoded by the coding sequence ATGACCCAGGATACATTCAATAAAGCTCTCGCTGTCGGCCGCCCGCCGAACGTCGTCAAAAATTTCCCCAATTCCAAGGCTCTCATCGTCAGCGGCAAGGTGATCGACCGCGCCATGCTCGCCAAGGGCAAGGCAATGACCATCGCTGCCAACGGACGCAACATCTTCGTGATCGAAGGTGCACTGCGTGCCGCGCAAAAGGCCAATGCAGCCCTGATCATCGAAATCGCGCGCTCCGAGTCCACCTACTGCCCCACCACCATGTGGAACATCTCCCGCAGGGTGGACTACCTCTGCAACAAGCTCGGCATCACCGTGCCCGTGGCCATCCACGCCGACCACTACTTTCTCAAGAAGTGGGATCACGTGGCCGAGGCGCTGGTGGAGATTCCCACGCTGTTCGACGCGGGCATCACCTCCATCGCCATCGACGCCTCGCACATGACCGATGATCTCAACCTGCTCGCAAACATCGCGCTCGCCCCGGTCATCCCGGGCTGGGCCGGTTACGAAACCGAAATCGGCGAGATCAAGGGCAAGTTCGGCCTGTCCACCCCGGTGGAGGCCAAGTTCCTGGTGCAGGGACTCAACGCCCACGGCATGTGCCCGGACTGGATCGCCCTGAACAACGGCACCACCCACGGCATCGAGGCCTCCGGCACCGGCATCCAGGTCGGCCTGACCGCCGAAATTCACGAGGCCCTCGTGCCCTACGGCACCTCCGGCGCCCAGCACGGCACCTCGGGCAATGATTCCCAGCGGCTGCGCGAGATCGCCGAGCAGACCAAAACCACCAAGGCCAACGTGGCCACCGCCCTGCAGATGGTAGGCTGGGGCGTCAAGGTCAATGAATTCGGCAACGCCATCATGGACGGCGAGGCCTTTGTCAAGGAAGCGGGCAAGGGACTTTCCGAAGCCCTCTGGAACGAAATGGTCGCCTATGCCGATGAAAACGACATCAAGGGCGGCAACTACAAGAAGCTCAACCTGCCCTTTGAACGCCGCATGCAGGGACAGCCCGCGGAAATCCGCGAACGCATGGTCGCCATCACCGAGGACTTCGTCTACGACCTGCTCGTCAACGTGTTCCACGCCGACGGCACTGCGGAAATAGCCTACGACGTCATTCTCAAGGCCGGTTCCCATGACCTCGGCCCCAAGGTCGAGCGGTTCGAGAACCCGGCCGAGTGGACTGAAGAGAAAATCAAGGCCCGTGCCGCGGAAATCGATACGGACAAGGGCCCGGCTGGCGATTTCGACGACTAG
- a CDS encoding histidine kinase dimerization/phospho-acceptor domain-containing protein, protein MTIKPDSDMPDRDALSRPGSGRTLMRRFRFAQTSIIALVVMLFASAIISFNGYRLYSQTEERINGISRLAETSLASAVWQVDHASVRDFINALFQDDTIVYAQVVTGREIMASRSRPAFAGRAFQEFRKDAGFITHTVEIRKFGDWIGTFNLAVSTRHIREDILFNAGVSLVLALALILAISQTTLSFARRRLFRPLHELEKSATAIADGDLDAPVDTSAPDEIGNLARAFDDMRESVRHLIEDLQAANVKLESHRSALESKVKERTEELKRKNVSLNRALEEVRQAKQAAEVANLAKSRFLASMSHEIRTPMNAILGMADILWETRLSEDQARYVQVFRSAGESLLGILNDILDLSKIEAGKMDLEHTRFSLSELVDRTCSVVEPRARARKSS, encoded by the coding sequence ATGACCATCAAGCCAGACAGCGACATGCCTGATCGCGACGCGCTCTCCCGTCCCGGGTCGGGAAGAACGCTCATGCGTCGATTCCGCTTTGCCCAGACCTCCATCATCGCTCTTGTGGTGATGCTCTTTGCCTCGGCCATCATTTCATTCAACGGCTACCGCCTGTACAGCCAGACCGAGGAGCGGATCAACGGCATATCCCGGCTGGCCGAGACCAGTCTGGCCTCGGCGGTCTGGCAGGTGGATCACGCCTCGGTCCGCGACTTCATCAACGCCCTGTTTCAGGACGACACCATTGTCTATGCACAGGTGGTCACGGGCCGGGAGATCATGGCCTCGCGCTCGCGTCCCGCCTTTGCCGGCCGGGCATTCCAGGAGTTCCGCAAGGATGCCGGGTTCATCACCCATACCGTGGAAATCCGCAAATTCGGCGACTGGATCGGCACCTTCAACCTCGCGGTTTCCACCCGCCACATCCGGGAGGACATCCTGTTCAACGCGGGCGTGTCCCTTGTGCTGGCTCTGGCCCTGATTCTGGCCATTTCCCAGACCACGCTTTCCTTTGCACGCCGAAGGCTGTTCCGCCCGCTTCACGAACTGGAAAAGTCCGCCACGGCCATTGCGGACGGCGATCTGGATGCCCCGGTGGACACCTCGGCTCCGGACGAAATCGGCAATCTTGCCCGGGCCTTTGACGACATGCGCGAATCCGTTCGCCACCTCATCGAGGACCTTCAGGCCGCGAACGTCAAGCTGGAGTCCCATCGCAGCGCGCTGGAAAGCAAGGTCAAGGAACGCACCGAGGAACTCAAGCGCAAGAACGTGTCCCTGAACCGCGCCCTTGAGGAAGTCCGGCAGGCCAAGCAGGCCGCGGAGGTGGCCAATCTGGCCAAGAGCCGTTTTCTGGCCAGCATGAGCCATGAAATCCGTACGCCGATGAATGCGATTCTGGGCATGGCCGACATTCTCTGGGAAACCCGTCTGAGCGAGGATCAGGCCCGCTACGTGCAGGTTTTCCGCTCGGCCGGGGAAAGCCTGCTCGGCATTCTCAATGACATTCTGGACCTGTCCAAGATCGAGGCCGGAAAAATGGATCTGGAGCATACCCGGTTCAGCCTGTCCGAACTCGTGGATCGCACCTGTTCCGTTGTCGAACCCAGAGCCAGAGCCAGAAAAAGCAGCTGA
- a CDS encoding STAS domain-containing protein has protein sequence MQLTSETRNGFLVVSVSGRMDAVTAPEFERECSALSTPGTRLVADLSGLEYISSAGLRSILATAKRLKANKGDIRFCGLQGMVLEVFEVSGFAAMFSIHPNQEAAVAV, from the coding sequence ATGCAACTCACCAGCGAAACCAGAAACGGCTTTCTCGTTGTCAGCGTATCCGGCCGCATGGACGCGGTCACGGCCCCGGAATTCGAACGCGAATGCTCGGCCCTGAGCACGCCCGGCACCCGACTCGTGGCCGACCTCTCCGGTCTGGAATACATCAGTTCCGCAGGGCTTCGGTCCATACTGGCCACGGCCAAGCGCCTCAAGGCGAACAAGGGAGACATCCGCTTCTGCGGTCTGCAAGGCATGGTACTGGAGGTCTTCGAAGTCTCTGGCTTTGCCGCCATGTTCTCCATCCATCCGAATCAGGAAGCCGCCGTTGCCGTCTGA
- a CDS encoding rhodanese-like domain-containing protein, with the protein MQTRKRLPAPRILFPALAVLLLAAFPALGQDEFPLRPFYPGVASISTSELAEVYDSAVIIDIRTRFEFDVAHMARAKRIPLADGQFRLGLKGLRGLNSAAPLVFYANGPTDSKVYEAVRKAMHMGFANVFAYDAGIFAWISTQPEHSYLLGKSPARPERMIPPRMFERRLLSREAFTERAALPDAVVIDIRSRYHREFEPRIPGLRNIPMSSLLEMIDSRIWMEKRLLFLDQNATEVRWLQYFLEANGYVDYAFLHSGVDGWPKDLRRRVQAEEARLTMNQHALAELAGNMLLDRTALRLLMRVLSRIRLENIAVAESSTLLAALEISPEALRAAAESLRREQALLYSTIGDTYIFEINPGLAWRGEMGGTIWKERATQFLNAVQRRR; encoded by the coding sequence ATGCAGACACGCAAACGACTTCCGGCCCCGCGCATCCTCTTCCCGGCCCTGGCCGTGCTGCTGCTTGCCGCATTCCCGGCGCTCGGGCAGGACGAATTTCCGCTGCGGCCCTTCTATCCGGGCGTGGCCAGCATTTCCACCAGCGAACTGGCCGAGGTCTATGATTCGGCCGTGATCATCGACATCCGCACCCGGTTCGAATTCGACGTCGCCCACATGGCCAGGGCAAAGCGCATCCCTCTTGCGGATGGCCAATTCCGACTCGGCCTCAAGGGACTACGCGGCCTGAACAGCGCCGCCCCCCTCGTCTTCTACGCCAACGGTCCCACGGACAGCAAAGTATATGAAGCCGTGCGCAAAGCCATGCACATGGGCTTTGCCAACGTATTCGCCTATGATGCAGGCATCTTCGCCTGGATATCCACACAACCGGAACATTCCTACCTTCTCGGCAAATCTCCGGCCCGCCCCGAACGCATGATCCCGCCGCGCATGTTCGAACGCCGCCTCCTCTCCCGTGAGGCGTTCACGGAACGCGCGGCCCTGCCCGATGCCGTGGTCATCGACATCCGCTCCCGCTATCACCGGGAATTCGAACCCAGGATTCCCGGGCTCAGAAACATTCCCATGAGCAGCCTGCTGGAAATGATCGACTCGCGCATCTGGATGGAAAAACGGCTGCTCTTTCTGGATCAAAACGCCACGGAAGTCCGCTGGCTCCAGTACTTTCTGGAAGCGAACGGCTACGTGGACTACGCATTCCTGCACAGTGGCGTGGACGGCTGGCCCAAGGACCTCCGCCGCCGGGTTCAGGCCGAGGAAGCACGACTGACCATGAACCAGCATGCGCTGGCCGAGCTGGCAGGCAACATGCTTCTGGACCGCACGGCCCTGCGGCTGCTCATGCGCGTCCTGTCCCGGATACGTCTGGAAAACATCGCCGTGGCGGAATCCTCGACCCTGCTGGCCGCTCTGGAAATTTCCCCGGAGGCATTGCGCGCGGCAGCGGAATCACTCCGCCGCGAACAGGCGCTGCTCTACAGCACCATCGGCGACACCTACATTTTCGAAATCAATCCCGGACTGGCATGGCGCGGGGAAATGGGCGGCACGATCTGGAAGGAGCGCGCCACCCAGTTCCTGAACGCGGTGCAGAGGAGACGATGA
- a CDS encoding SpoIIE family protein phosphatase yields MTRNTGIAAKLALLVLGTALLVLAAVLAYNYQVSRDIIVREAERNVRNLGRKTVHQFGQVLVPIERTVQNMAIALEDANLTRDDIIAMNRRILENNPDIFGMAIAFEPFALGKDHLYFSPYWYRSQGRTAFTMLGGPDYRYFYMDWYQVPKELDHPAWTEPYFDEGGGGVIMTTYSVPFYRTENGKRVFAGVCTADISLEWLRRNVSDIRLYENGYAVVLSKHGTYVYHPMERQVMSHTIFSLAVERNDPSIRAIGKAMINGETGFVARKSVKDDRDSFLYYTPLPIGGWSLGILFARDDVLAGVQELTRDMLLIGLAGFLLLAAAVIWIARSITSPLRDLSGAALEIASGNLELQLPEIKSRDEVGDLADSFHIMKRDLRAYIDNLTNTTAAKERIESELRIAREIQMGILPKLFPAFPDRPEFDVFASIEPAKEVGGDLYDFFFVDERHFCFLVGDVSGKGVPAAFFMAVTKTLLKVVSERGLDPGEILSKVNSDLSEENESCMFVTLFLAIMNIETGETRYASAGHNPPLLVPCHGDPEWIPPSREPVAGVMQGMEYTTNVMTLRPGDILFVYTDGVTEAMNPKRELFSEQRLMDLASSAEGMKASGLIGQVDAAIKEFTEGAEQSDDITMLAMQYCGACPDKE; encoded by the coding sequence ATGACTAGAAACACGGGCATCGCCGCCAAGCTCGCCCTGCTCGTGCTGGGGACCGCCCTGCTCGTGCTGGCTGCAGTTCTGGCATACAACTATCAGGTTTCCAGGGACATCATCGTACGCGAGGCCGAACGCAACGTCCGCAACCTCGGCCGGAAGACCGTGCACCAGTTCGGTCAGGTACTGGTGCCCATCGAGCGCACCGTGCAAAACATGGCCATCGCCCTTGAGGACGCGAATCTGACCCGTGACGACATCATCGCCATGAACCGCCGCATTCTGGAAAACAATCCGGACATATTCGGCATGGCCATCGCGTTCGAACCGTTCGCACTGGGCAAGGACCACCTCTACTTCTCGCCCTACTGGTACCGCTCGCAGGGACGCACCGCCTTCACCATGCTGGGCGGCCCGGACTATCGGTACTTCTACATGGACTGGTATCAGGTGCCCAAGGAGCTGGACCACCCGGCATGGACCGAACCCTATTTCGACGAGGGCGGCGGCGGGGTCATCATGACCACCTACTCCGTACCCTTCTATCGCACGGAAAACGGCAAGCGCGTGTTCGCGGGCGTGTGCACGGCGGACATTTCCCTGGAATGGCTGCGCAGAAACGTGTCCGACATCCGGCTCTACGAGAACGGCTACGCCGTGGTGCTCTCCAAGCACGGCACCTATGTCTATCATCCCATGGAACGGCAGGTCATGAGCCACACCATCTTCTCCCTCGCAGTCGAGCGCAACGATCCCTCGATCCGGGCGATCGGCAAGGCCATGATCAACGGGGAAACCGGATTCGTGGCCCGCAAGAGCGTCAAGGACGACAGGGACAGCTTTCTCTACTACACGCCCCTGCCCATCGGAGGCTGGTCCCTCGGCATCCTGTTCGCCCGGGACGACGTGCTTGCGGGAGTTCAGGAACTCACACGGGACATGCTGCTCATCGGGCTGGCCGGGTTCCTGCTGCTGGCCGCTGCCGTGATCTGGATAGCCCGCTCCATCACCAGCCCCCTGCGCGACCTGTCCGGCGCGGCGCTGGAAATCGCGTCCGGCAATCTGGAGCTGCAACTGCCGGAAATCAAAAGCCGGGACGAGGTGGGCGATCTTGCGGACTCGTTCCACATCATGAAGCGCGACCTCAGGGCCTACATCGACAATCTCACGAACACCACGGCGGCCAAGGAACGCATCGAATCCGAACTCCGCATTGCCCGGGAAATCCAGATGGGCATCCTGCCCAAGCTCTTCCCGGCCTTTCCGGACCGCCCGGAATTCGATGTGTTCGCGTCCATCGAACCGGCCAAGGAAGTGGGCGGCGATCTGTACGACTTCTTTTTCGTGGACGAACGCCACTTCTGCTTTCTGGTTGGCGATGTCTCCGGCAAGGGCGTTCCCGCAGCCTTTTTCATGGCCGTGACCAAGACCCTGCTCAAGGTGGTGTCCGAACGCGGTCTTGATCCCGGCGAAATCCTGTCCAAGGTCAACAGCGACCTGTCCGAGGAAAACGAATCCTGCATGTTCGTGACCCTGTTTCTGGCGATCATGAACATCGAGACCGGCGAAACACGCTATGCCAGCGCCGGGCACAATCCGCCGCTCCTCGTGCCCTGCCACGGCGACCCGGAATGGATTCCACCCTCGCGTGAACCTGTTGCCGGGGTCATGCAGGGCATGGAATACACCACCAACGTCATGACCCTGCGCCCGGGCGATATCCTGTTCGTATACACGGACGGCGTGACAGAGGCCATGAATCCGAAGCGCGAACTCTTTTCCGAGCAGCGGCTCATGGATTTGGCCTCCTCGGCCGAGGGCATGAAAGCGTCCGGCCTGATCGGTCAGGTGGACGCGGCCATCAAGGAATTCACCGAGGGAGCGGAACAGTCCGACGACATAACCATGCTCGCCATGCAGTATTGCGGAGCATGCCCAGACAAGGAATAA
- the infA gene encoding translation initiation factor IF-1 — protein MAKEEGITVNGVVEEALPNAMFRVELENGHTILAHISGKMRKFRIRVMPGDTVTVELSPYDLTRGRITFRPR, from the coding sequence ATGGCAAAAGAAGAAGGCATTACGGTCAACGGCGTCGTTGAGGAAGCTCTGCCCAACGCCATGTTCCGCGTGGAACTGGAAAACGGGCACACCATTCTCGCACACATCTCCGGCAAGATGCGCAAGTTCCGCATTCGCGTCATGCCCGGGGACACGGTCACCGTTGAGCTGTCCCCTTACGATCTGACGAGAGGACGCATCACCTTCCGTCCCCGCTAG
- a CDS encoding phage regulatory CII family protein: MFEKNLTKKMQDVVLEGRIPAKEICSRIKKPYSTLLRELNPFDTHAKLGAETMFDIVKVTHNVSVLEFMARELGYTLTPLEAMERRPRPAKVAAKRIRRQAATV, from the coding sequence ATGTTTGAGAAGAATTTGACCAAGAAGATGCAGGATGTTGTTCTGGAAGGAAGAATTCCGGCAAAAGAGATCTGCTCGCGGATCAAGAAGCCGTATTCGACCCTCCTCCGCGAACTGAACCCGTTTGACACGCATGCCAAGCTGGGCGCGGAAACCATGTTCGACATCGTCAAGGTGACACACAACGTATCCGTCCTGGAATTCATGGCCAGGGAGCTCGGGTACACCCTGACGCCGCTGGAAGCCATGGAGCGCAGACCCAGACCAGCCAAGGTCGCGGCCAAGCGCATTCGCAGGCAGGCCGCAACGGTCTGA
- a CDS encoding ATP-binding protein produces the protein MPSDAHHSSKITARAVPGILPEFRSHVLQCASRAGASAAQLTRIELAFEEALMNVCTHAYPEKTGTVSVDCFTKREKTGAPLFCVRLTDHGEPFNPLEHTPRPTPADMNSRTPGGMGIVLLQRMVDQADYFRTDTANCMILCFSLSVR, from the coding sequence TTGCCGTCTGACGCGCATCACAGTTCGAAAATCACGGCCCGGGCCGTTCCCGGCATTCTTCCGGAATTCCGTTCCCATGTTCTGCAATGCGCTTCCAGGGCCGGGGCGTCTGCCGCCCAGCTCACGCGCATCGAACTCGCGTTCGAGGAAGCCCTGATGAATGTCTGCACCCATGCCTACCCGGAGAAGACGGGCACGGTCTCGGTCGACTGCTTCACGAAACGGGAAAAAACCGGAGCTCCGCTTTTCTGCGTCCGACTCACGGACCATGGAGAGCCCTTCAACCCTCTTGAGCATACGCCCCGCCCCACTCCTGCGGACATGAACTCGCGTACGCCCGGCGGCATGGGAATTGTCCTGTTGCAACGCATGGTTGACCAAGCCGACTATTTCCGAACCGATACCGCAAACTGCATGATTCTCTGTTTTTCCCTTTCTGTCCGATAA